In Actinomadura citrea, a single window of DNA contains:
- a CDS encoding GNAT family N-acetyltransferase yields MNAPVRSRLQVTLGAPPPPPPGFLPFTGADVPALAALMWDAYRGTPDEADVGDVQGAVREIHLTVAGEYGAFLPDASFVADYEGRPVGAALVTLYRDRPLLAFLFTAPAHAGRGLGQGLVQAVMHALAAQGHDTLTLAVTRRNRRARRLYDRLGFIEVA; encoded by the coding sequence ATGAACGCCCCCGTGCGGAGCCGCCTTCAGGTGACCCTGGGTGCGCCGCCTCCGCCCCCGCCCGGTTTCCTGCCGTTCACCGGCGCCGACGTCCCGGCTCTGGCCGCCCTGATGTGGGACGCCTACCGCGGCACCCCCGACGAGGCCGACGTGGGGGACGTCCAGGGCGCCGTCCGCGAGATCCACCTCACCGTGGCCGGCGAGTACGGCGCGTTCCTCCCCGATGCGTCCTTCGTGGCCGACTACGAGGGCCGTCCCGTGGGAGCGGCCCTCGTCACCCTCTACAGGGACCGCCCCCTGCTCGCATTCCTCTTCACCGCCCCGGCCCACGCGGGCCGCGGCCTGGGCCAGGGCCTCGTCCAGGCCGTCATGCACGCCCTGGCCGCGCAAGGCCACGACACCCTCACCCTGGCCGTGACGCGCCGCAACCGCCGTGCCCGCCGCCTCTACGACCGCCTGGGCTTCATCGAGGTCGCCTAG
- a CDS encoding DUF6745 domain-containing protein produces MSVDAQREAAAVRAEWLGHLLSTAPADRPAAEAAISELYRLIGLDPPRFHWVSSPLSALETVPPGTRPRPSESADRPSDWPLPTRLRRLIAGASVELDERVMRGSPGLDPMVRQLVRMPLMASVRSTIRMALRSAQEPYLRDDAWYTALCISWSAHYDAVRRTSGVVFTPEQDRLIDLWATPARSCGWWWPREDVCVVSERPVEIHTEVWGDDGEVRLHRSDGPALRYADGWDVHAWHGTRVPAWVAEDPSVERIAREANVEVRRCAVENIGWGEYIDRAGLRLVAAAPDPGNPGSEVRLYELGPHELREQARVLLAANGSVERDGSRRRYGLAVPGVFDDPVAAAGWTYGLSADQYARLVRRT; encoded by the coding sequence GTGAGCGTCGACGCGCAGCGGGAAGCTGCCGCCGTCCGCGCGGAGTGGCTCGGGCATCTGCTCTCCACCGCGCCGGCCGACCGACCGGCCGCCGAGGCCGCCATATCCGAGCTGTACCGGCTGATCGGTCTCGATCCTCCCCGTTTCCACTGGGTGTCGTCGCCGCTGTCGGCCCTGGAGACCGTCCCGCCCGGTACCCGGCCGCGGCCGTCCGAGAGCGCGGACCGACCTTCCGACTGGCCCCTGCCGACGCGTTTGCGCAGGCTGATCGCCGGGGCGTCCGTGGAACTGGACGAACGCGTCATGCGGGGCTCTCCGGGGCTGGACCCGATGGTCCGGCAACTGGTTCGGATGCCGCTCATGGCCTCGGTCCGGAGCACGATCCGCATGGCGCTCCGGTCGGCCCAGGAACCGTACCTGCGGGATGACGCCTGGTACACGGCCCTCTGCATCTCGTGGAGCGCCCACTACGACGCGGTTCGCCGGACGTCCGGCGTGGTCTTCACGCCCGAGCAGGATCGGCTGATCGACCTGTGGGCGACGCCGGCCCGGTCCTGCGGCTGGTGGTGGCCGCGCGAGGACGTCTGCGTCGTCTCCGAACGGCCCGTCGAGATCCACACGGAGGTCTGGGGCGACGATGGCGAGGTGCGCCTGCACCGCTCGGACGGTCCCGCGCTCCGGTACGCCGACGGCTGGGACGTGCACGCCTGGCACGGCACGAGGGTGCCGGCCTGGGTGGCGGAGGATCCGAGCGTCGAGCGGATCGCGCGGGAGGCCAACGTCGAGGTCCGGCGGTGCGCGGTCGAGAACATCGGCTGGGGCGAGTACATCGACCGGGCCGGGCTGCGGCTCGTGGCCGCCGCGCCGGACCCCGGCAACCCCGGCTCGGAGGTGCGGCTCTACGAGCTCGGGCCCCACGAGTTGCGCGAGCAGGCCAGGGTGCTGCTCGCCGCCAACGGCTCCGTCGAGCGCGACGGGAGCCGCCGCCGGTACGGGCTGGCCGTTCCGGGCGTCTTCGACGATCCGGTCGCCGCCGCCGGATGGACCTACGGGCTGTCCGCCGACCAGTACGCACGCCTCGTCCGCCGAACCTGA
- a CDS encoding winged helix-turn-helix transcriptional regulator: MPTSRSYRDSCGIARALDVVGERWALLVVRELLLAPQRFSELRHALPNVSSNVLADRLRELEHNGVIRRGPAPADGPRVYELSERGRRLEPILTALGDWGIAVPEPPAPSALSATSVLIFLRGAARPDPAAPPTTCRLELGGRVWTVRLAAGRAEVRPGEPARADVSLRTEPKTLSALLNDPGALATACADGSVAVVGDHAAVDRLLHAVTDPWSPGD; this comes from the coding sequence GTGCCGACCAGCCGTAGCTATCGGGACTCGTGCGGGATCGCCCGGGCCCTCGACGTCGTCGGGGAGCGATGGGCCCTGCTGGTCGTCCGCGAGCTGCTCCTGGCGCCTCAGCGCTTCTCGGAGCTGCGGCACGCGCTGCCCAACGTCAGCTCGAACGTGCTGGCGGACCGGCTTCGAGAACTCGAACACAACGGGGTGATCCGCCGCGGGCCGGCACCGGCGGACGGCCCCCGGGTCTACGAGCTGTCCGAACGGGGACGGCGGCTGGAACCGATCCTGACGGCTCTGGGCGACTGGGGGATCGCCGTCCCGGAGCCCCCGGCGCCGTCCGCGCTCAGCGCCACCTCCGTGCTGATCTTCCTGCGCGGCGCCGCTCGCCCCGACCCCGCGGCGCCTCCGACGACGTGCCGTCTCGAGCTCGGCGGTCGGGTCTGGACGGTCCGCCTGGCGGCCGGACGGGCTGAGGTCCGGCCCGGCGAACCCGCAAGGGCGGACGTCTCGCTCCGTACCGAGCCCAAGACGCTCAGCGCCCTGCTGAACGATCCGGGCGCGCTCGCGACCGCATGCGCCGACGGCAGCGTCGCCGTCGTGGGAGATCACGCGGCCGTCGACCGGCTGCTCCACGCGGTCACCGACCCGTGGTCGCCCGGCGATTAG
- a CDS encoding aldehyde dehydrogenase family protein, with the protein MSVATENTETFASLNPATGEVVAEHPVQDGAAVAAAVERAREAAGWWRALGWKERRLRLLNVKGSLTRNLNRMAELIHQETGKPVQDAQLETIMAITHLDWAARNAQKILGPRNVYPGLMAINQRCVLEYQSLGVVGVIGPWNYPIFTPMGSIAYALAAGNAVVFKPSEFTPGVGVFLAELFAAVIPEHPVLQTVTGLGETGAALASSPHVDKIAFTGSARTAKRVMAACAENLTPIVAECGGKDACIVDAGADLDAAADAALWGAMSNAGQTCIGVERIYVVDEAYDKFLGKLTEKARDLRPGFDREAAYGPITMPSQLDIIERHIKDALDKGGKAVVGGAESVRKPYVEPVVLTNVPDDSSAVREETFGPTITVHRVQDMDEAVEKANQTSYGLAGTIFSGDRSRAMDAARRMRSGMTSINAFAAFAQVAALPFGGVGESGFGRIHGADGLREFARPKAITRQRFATMNLTTFARTEKEMARVLGMINMIHGRRYKR; encoded by the coding sequence ATGTCCGTGGCCACGGAGAACACCGAGACGTTCGCGTCGCTGAACCCGGCCACCGGCGAGGTCGTCGCCGAGCACCCCGTCCAGGACGGCGCCGCAGTGGCCGCGGCGGTCGAGCGCGCCCGCGAGGCCGCCGGCTGGTGGCGCGCCCTCGGCTGGAAGGAGCGCCGGCTCCGGCTGCTGAACGTCAAGGGCTCGCTCACCCGCAACCTGAACCGGATGGCCGAGCTCATCCACCAGGAGACCGGCAAGCCGGTCCAGGACGCCCAGCTTGAGACGATCATGGCGATCACGCATCTGGACTGGGCGGCGCGCAACGCGCAGAAGATCCTCGGGCCGCGCAACGTCTACCCCGGGCTCATGGCGATCAACCAGCGCTGCGTCCTGGAGTACCAGTCGCTCGGCGTCGTCGGGGTCATCGGGCCGTGGAACTACCCGATCTTCACCCCGATGGGCTCGATCGCCTACGCGCTCGCCGCCGGCAACGCCGTGGTGTTCAAGCCGTCCGAGTTCACCCCGGGCGTCGGAGTGTTCCTCGCCGAGCTGTTCGCCGCGGTGATCCCCGAGCACCCCGTCCTGCAGACGGTCACCGGGCTCGGCGAGACGGGCGCGGCGCTCGCCTCGTCCCCGCACGTCGACAAGATCGCCTTCACCGGTTCGGCCCGCACCGCCAAGCGCGTCATGGCGGCCTGCGCCGAGAACCTGACCCCGATCGTCGCCGAGTGCGGCGGCAAGGACGCCTGCATCGTCGACGCCGGCGCCGACCTCGACGCCGCCGCCGACGCCGCGCTGTGGGGCGCCATGTCCAACGCGGGCCAGACCTGCATCGGCGTCGAGCGGATCTACGTCGTGGACGAGGCCTACGACAAGTTCCTCGGCAAGCTGACCGAGAAGGCCCGCGACCTGCGTCCCGGCTTCGACCGCGAGGCCGCCTACGGTCCCATCACGATGCCCTCGCAGCTCGACATCATCGAGCGCCACATCAAGGACGCGCTGGACAAGGGCGGGAAGGCGGTCGTCGGCGGCGCCGAGTCCGTCCGCAAGCCCTACGTCGAGCCGGTCGTGCTGACGAACGTCCCGGACGACTCGTCGGCCGTGCGCGAGGAGACGTTCGGTCCCACGATCACCGTCCACCGCGTGCAGGACATGGACGAGGCGGTCGAGAAGGCCAACCAGACCAGCTACGGCCTCGCCGGGACGATCTTCTCCGGTGACAGGTCCCGCGCGATGGACGCCGCCCGCCGGATGCGGTCGGGCATGACGTCCATCAACGCCTTCGCCGCCTTCGCCCAGGTCGCGGCCCTGCCGTTCGGCGGCGTCGGCGAGTCCGGCTTCGGCCGCATCCACGGCGCGGACGGCCTGCGCGAGTTCGCCCGCCCGAAGGCCATCACGCGCCAGCGGTTCGCGACCATGAACCTCACCACGTTCGCCCGCACCGAGAAGGAGATGGCGCGCGTCCTCGGCATGATCAACATGATCCACGGCCGCCGCTACAAGCGCTGA